Proteins from one Hyperolius riggenbachi isolate aHypRig1 chromosome 2, aHypRig1.pri, whole genome shotgun sequence genomic window:
- the LETMD1 gene encoding LETM1 domain-containing protein 1 isoform X2 codes for MSPTQAGVTTGARMQCWRTGELTPARYQPCHLSTSQKPQGVFSVIASKARYLNTRYETFLERKFPNFYILYSTFLKGLRMLLLDGKEVRRIRKNMRRQSLHFHQLPYRDMEKLRQFRRDIIKALPVMIISLPPFANYFVFVLMYFFPRQLLIRYFWTPKQQQEFLEMYHLMRKEVYGEVLDSLLIAASKITEQPLGINMAKLVTQVQSEVHPQVTDIEAIRAAFSGPPLCITELDIKQMKALSRIMFLTPHLPAFFLQRRLKSHIFEIRHLDAALLRLGVSELTDEETKRACYIRGLSSAHHSAEDCRRWLHCWIQLSERLEASEASLLLHSMVLLSTNYQQSIED; via the exons ATGTCTCCgacacaggctggggtcacaacAGGAGCAAGAATGCAGTGTTGGAGGACAGGAGAGCTGACACCTGCCAG ATACCAGCCATGTCATCTGTCTACAAGCCAGAAGCCACAAGGTGTTTTTTCTGTAATTGCATCTAAGGCGAGATATCTGAACACAAGATATGAAACGTTTTTGGAAAGAAAGTTCCctaatttttatattttatattccaCATTTCTGAAAG GTCTGAGAATGCTGTTATTAGATGGAAAAGAGGTGAGAAGGATCAGGAAGAATATGCGAAGGCAGAGTTTACACTTTCACCAGCTGCCTTATAGGGACATGGAGAAATTGCGGCAG TTCCGAAGAGATATTATAAAAGCTTTGCCAGTGATGATCATTTCACTACCGCCTTTTGCCAACTACTTTGTCTTTGTCTTGAT GTACTTTTTCCCCCGTCAGCTCCTTATTCGGTACTTTTGGACCCCCAAACAGCAGCAGGAGTTTCTGGAAATGTATCACCTTATGAGGAAGGAAGTCTATGGGGAGGTGCTGGACAGTTTACTAATCGCTGCATCTAAAATCACTGAGCAGCCTCTGGGCATTAACATGGCCAAgctggtcacacag GTGCAGAGTGAAGTTCACCCCCAAGTGACAGACATTGAAGCCATCAGAGCAGCTTTCTCAGGTCCCCCACTCTGTATAACAGAACTTGATATCAAGCAAATG AAAGCTTTAAGCCGCATTATGTTCCTGACACCACACCTTCCAGCCTTCTTCCTGCAGCGCCGGCTCAAATCGCACATATTTGAGATTCGTCACCTGGACGCCGCATTGCTCCGGCTCGGGGTCAGCGAACTGACTGATGAAGAAACAAAGAGG GCCTGTTACATTAGAGGACTGAGTTCTGCCCATCACAGTGCAGaagactgtagaagatggttacaCTGCTGGATCCAGCTCTCTGAAAGACTAGAAG CATCTGAGGCATCCTTATTGTTGCACAGCATGGTCCTACTATCTACAAACTATCAGCAGTCCATAGAAGATTGA
- the LETMD1 gene encoding LETM1 domain-containing protein 1 isoform X1 produces MRLSSWNMALHRAKLCRLGMDGASRRLVNSVVTLYQPCHLSTSQKPQGVFSVIASKARYLNTRYETFLERKFPNFYILYSTFLKGLRMLLLDGKEVRRIRKNMRRQSLHFHQLPYRDMEKLRQFRRDIIKALPVMIISLPPFANYFVFVLMYFFPRQLLIRYFWTPKQQQEFLEMYHLMRKEVYGEVLDSLLIAASKITEQPLGINMAKLVTQVQSEVHPQVTDIEAIRAAFSGPPLCITELDIKQMKALSRIMFLTPHLPAFFLQRRLKSHIFEIRHLDAALLRLGVSELTDEETKRACYIRGLSSAHHSAEDCRRWLHCWIQLSERLEASEASLLLHSMVLLSTNYQQSIED; encoded by the exons ATGCGGCTCTCTTCCTGGAACATGGCGTTGCACAGAGCAAAGCTTTGCCGGTTGGGGATGGATGGGGCTAGTCGGCGCCTGGTGAACTCTGTGGTAACGTT ATACCAGCCATGTCATCTGTCTACAAGCCAGAAGCCACAAGGTGTTTTTTCTGTAATTGCATCTAAGGCGAGATATCTGAACACAAGATATGAAACGTTTTTGGAAAGAAAGTTCCctaatttttatattttatattccaCATTTCTGAAAG GTCTGAGAATGCTGTTATTAGATGGAAAAGAGGTGAGAAGGATCAGGAAGAATATGCGAAGGCAGAGTTTACACTTTCACCAGCTGCCTTATAGGGACATGGAGAAATTGCGGCAG TTCCGAAGAGATATTATAAAAGCTTTGCCAGTGATGATCATTTCACTACCGCCTTTTGCCAACTACTTTGTCTTTGTCTTGAT GTACTTTTTCCCCCGTCAGCTCCTTATTCGGTACTTTTGGACCCCCAAACAGCAGCAGGAGTTTCTGGAAATGTATCACCTTATGAGGAAGGAAGTCTATGGGGAGGTGCTGGACAGTTTACTAATCGCTGCATCTAAAATCACTGAGCAGCCTCTGGGCATTAACATGGCCAAgctggtcacacag GTGCAGAGTGAAGTTCACCCCCAAGTGACAGACATTGAAGCCATCAGAGCAGCTTTCTCAGGTCCCCCACTCTGTATAACAGAACTTGATATCAAGCAAATG AAAGCTTTAAGCCGCATTATGTTCCTGACACCACACCTTCCAGCCTTCTTCCTGCAGCGCCGGCTCAAATCGCACATATTTGAGATTCGTCACCTGGACGCCGCATTGCTCCGGCTCGGGGTCAGCGAACTGACTGATGAAGAAACAAAGAGG GCCTGTTACATTAGAGGACTGAGTTCTGCCCATCACAGTGCAGaagactgtagaagatggttacaCTGCTGGATCCAGCTCTCTGAAAGACTAGAAG CATCTGAGGCATCCTTATTGTTGCACAGCATGGTCCTACTATCTACAAACTATCAGCAGTCCATAGAAGATTGA